A region of Gammaproteobacteria bacterium DNA encodes the following proteins:
- a CDS encoding fumarylacetoacetate hydrolase family protein — MNQSIESQLQHGMQQQLQQWREALKSGSERIGWKVGFNRESDQQAAGLAAPQIGYLLQERCYPQQGHHHCIGDCTLLVEGEIAIQLTNTITTQSTRAEIEAAIGGYATALELVNSAKVQANGITALLASNLMHEAVVVGQQTVKMLELNSLSATLTVNGEVVRTLDTSRVPATFIPLLEQIANTLASHGEQLQAGDWIITGAATTPIAVKQGDHIQFKLGELDTVSLTINHD; from the coding sequence ATGAACCAGTCAATCGAAAGCCAGCTTCAGCACGGCATGCAGCAACAGCTACAGCAGTGGCGTGAAGCACTCAAAAGCGGATCAGAACGAATCGGTTGGAAAGTAGGCTTTAACCGTGAAAGCGACCAACAAGCGGCGGGACTGGCCGCCCCACAAATAGGCTATCTACTCCAAGAGCGCTGCTACCCACAACAGGGCCACCATCACTGCATCGGTGACTGTACACTGCTGGTTGAAGGTGAAATCGCCATCCAACTCACAAACACCATCACCACACAGAGTACCCGTGCAGAAATTGAAGCGGCCATTGGTGGCTACGCAACCGCACTAGAGCTGGTCAATAGCGCCAAAGTACAGGCGAATGGAATAACAGCACTACTGGCCAGCAACCTGATGCATGAAGCAGTGGTCGTGGGCCAACAAACAGTCAAAATGCTGGAACTTAACTCACTGAGTGCCACTCTCACTGTCAATGGTGAGGTGGTACGCACACTGGATACCAGCCGAGTGCCCGCTACTTTTATCCCGTTACTTGAGCAAATCGCCAACACCCTGGCCTCGCACGGAGAACAGTTACAAGCCGGTGACTGGATTATAACGGGTGCGGCCACAACACCCATCGCCGTCAAACAGGGTGACCACATTCAATTTAAGCTGGGTGAATTGGACACCGTCTCCCTCACCATAAATCATGACTAA